Proteins co-encoded in one Arachis hypogaea cultivar Tifrunner chromosome 13, arahy.Tifrunner.gnm2.J5K5, whole genome shotgun sequence genomic window:
- the LOC112736859 gene encoding lipoamide acyltransferase component of branched-chain alpha-keto acid dehydrogenase complex, mitochondrial isoform X1 — MSLAAKVPHFHYVDEIKCNALVELKTAFQKNNPYPDVKHTFLPILVKSLSMALTKYPSLNSCFKEDLMEVIFKGLSLKHYRLNSRYVLLAFFEGSHNIGVAMATPNGLVVPNIKNVQSLSILQLARGTGILEKLAGEKKSSFDGNLPQMDGLKLILMVPPKGTRVVEV; from the exons ATGTCTCTGGCTGCCAAGGTCCCACATTTCCATTATGTAGATGAGATAAAATGCAATGCTCTAGTGGAGCTTAAAACAGCGTTTCAGAAAAACAATCCTTATCCAGATGTCAAGCACACTTTTCTGCCAATATTAGTCAAATCATTGTCAATGGCCCTCACCAAGTACCCCTCTTTGAATAGTTGCTTCAAAGAGGATTTAATGGAGGTCATATTCAAAGGTCTGTCTCTTAAACATTACAGGCTGAACTCTCGATATGTCTTGCTAGCCTTCTTTGAAG GTTCACACAACATTGGAGTTGCCATGGCTACTCCAAATGGTCTAGTTGTACCAAACATAAAGAATGTCCAGTCTCTTTCAATCTTGCAG CTTGCAAGAGGGACTGGAATTTTAGAAAAGCTAGCAGGAGAAAAGAAGTCTTCATTCGATGGAAACCTCCCCCAAATGGATGGGTTAAAGTTAATACTGATGGTGCCTCCCAAGGGAACCCGGGTAGTGGAGGTCTAA
- the LOC112736859 gene encoding lipoamide acyltransferase component of branched-chain alpha-keto acid dehydrogenase complex, mitochondrial isoform X2, which yields MSLAAKVPHFHYVDEIKCNALVELKTAFQKNNPYPDVKHTFLPILVKSLSMALTKYPSLNSCFKEDLMEVIFKGSHNIGVAMATPNGLVVPNIKNVQSLSILQLARGTGILEKLAGEKKSSFDGNLPQMDGLKLILMVPPKGTRVVEV from the exons ATGTCTCTGGCTGCCAAGGTCCCACATTTCCATTATGTAGATGAGATAAAATGCAATGCTCTAGTGGAGCTTAAAACAGCGTTTCAGAAAAACAATCCTTATCCAGATGTCAAGCACACTTTTCTGCCAATATTAGTCAAATCATTGTCAATGGCCCTCACCAAGTACCCCTCTTTGAATAGTTGCTTCAAAGAGGATTTAATGGAGGTCATATTCAAAG GTTCACACAACATTGGAGTTGCCATGGCTACTCCAAATGGTCTAGTTGTACCAAACATAAAGAATGTCCAGTCTCTTTCAATCTTGCAG CTTGCAAGAGGGACTGGAATTTTAGAAAAGCTAGCAGGAGAAAAGAAGTCTTCATTCGATGGAAACCTCCCCCAAATGGATGGGTTAAAGTTAATACTGATGGTGCCTCCCAAGGGAACCCGGGTAGTGGAGGTCTAA